Within the Amycolatopsis solani genome, the region CCGGTCGGCCTGACCGGCGAGCACGGCCGCGAGGAGGTCGTCGCGCGAGGGGAAGTGCCGGTGGACCGTCGCCGGCGCCAGCCCCGCGCGCCGCGCGATCTCGCGCACCGGTACGTCCGGGCCGCGCTCGGCGAACGCCGTGTGCGCCACGGCGACGAGGTGACGGCGGTTGTGCTCGGCGTCGGTCCGGCGTTTCCGAGTCTGTCGCTCCCGCACGGCTCTCACTTCCCGTTCCTCGCCCGTGATCACCCCTACCGTAGGCCCGTGTTCGCGATTCGGTTCGAGCGGTTCGGTCCGCCGGAAGTCCTGTCCAGGGGAGAACTCCCGGAGCCGCACCCCGGTCCCGGGCAAGTGCGGGTCCGGGTGCGGGCCGCCGGGGTGTCCCCGGTCGACCTGGCGATCCGCGCCGGGAAGTCGCGCTCGCCGATCGCCCTGCCGCACGTCCCCGGCGTCGACGCGGCGGGCGTGGTCGACGAATCGGCCGCCGACAGCGTCTCGGCCGGCGACGAGGTCTTCGGCGCGGTCGACGTCGCCCGGCTCGGCGGGGCCACCGCGGAGTTCGCGGTGCTGGACTTCTGGGCGGCGAAACCGCCCTCGATGCCGTGGGCGCAGGCCGCCGGGGCCGCGTCGGGGATCGAGACGGCCACCCGCGCCCTCGACCTGCTCGGCCTCCGCGCCGGCTCGACCCTGCTGGTGGACGGCGCGTCGGGCGGGGTCGGCAGCCTCGCCGTCGGGCTCGCCCTCGCACGCGGCGCGCGGGTGATCGGCACCGCCGCGCCCGGCAACCAGCAGTTCGTCGAAAGCCTCGGTGCCACCCCGGTGCCGTACGGGCCGGGTCTGCGCGAGCGCGTGCCGGGCCGGGTCGACGCCGCGCTCGACGTCGCCGGGAGGGGTTCCTTGCCGGAGCTGGTCGCGCTCACCGGCACGCCGTCGTCGGTCGTCACGCTCGCCGACTTCGGCGGCCCGGCGCACGGCGTCCGCGTATCGGTCGGCGTGCTGGGCGGCGAGCCGCACGGACGGCACGGCCTCGCCGCGGCGGCCCGCTGGTTCGAGCAGGGCCGGTTCCGCGTCCCCGTCGAGGCGGTCTTCGAAGACGCCGCCGCCGCGCACGCCGCCGCCGAACGCGGGCCGCGGCGCGGCAAGCTGATCGTCGCGGTGGCTTAGAGGTCAGTTCGGAACGAGCTGGCGTGTCGGCTCGTCGTCCGGTGCGGATGCGCAGGCCGCCGGCAGGTGACCCCGGAGGCGCCGGACAACGCGGTCGTCGGCGCGCTCGCGGCCGGGGTGGCGGAACCGCCGCGGGTGTACCGGAAGCAGGGGTTCGAGCCGCTCCCGCAGCTGGCCGGTCAGAATCCTGAACCGACCCCTCAGGCTTCGCGGAGGCGGTGCAGGCGCAGGGCCAGCTGGATCTCCAGCGCGCGGTCCGGCGCCTGCCAGTCCTCGCCCAGCAGCGACGCCACCCGTTCCAGCCGCTGCACCACCGTGTTCACGTGGACGTGCAGGACGTCCTTCGTGCGCGCCAGCTGCGCCCCGTTCGCGAAGTACGCCCGCAGCGTCGCGACGAGTTCGGTGCCGCGGCGCTCGTCGTAGTCGAGCACCGGGCCGAGCGTCTGCCGGACGAACGCGTCGAGGTCCGCGCGGTCGCCGAGCAGCTGGCCGAGGAAGCCGAGCCCGGTCATCGCCGCGCCTTCGCCGGTCCGGCCGAGTGCGAGCAGCGCGCGGACGCAGCGCGCGGCTTCCGCGTGGGCGTCCGCGATCGCCGACGGGCCGCTCGCCGGGCCGGCCGCGCCCACCGTGACCGGGCGGCCGGTGGCCGCGCCGAGGTCGGCCGCCACGCGCCGGGCCAGCTCGTCCGGGTCGCCTTCGCCGAGCAGCACGACTTCCTCCGCGTGCACGCCGACCAGGGTCGCGTGCCGGGCGGCCGCGCTCGCCACCCGCCGCCGCGAACCGCCGTCGGCGTGCGCGACCAGCACCGCGTGCGGTGCCGACAGGTCGATGCCCAGCCGGCGGCCGCGGGCCAGCAGCGCACGGGGGTTGCGGTCCGGCGCGGTCAGCAGGTCGGTGAGCAGCTCGCCGCGGACCTCGTCCTCGGCCCGCACCACCGACCGCCGGAGCATCAGCAGCAGCGCCGTCACGACGCCGGCGCGTTCGAACAGCCGCCGGTCGGGTTCGGTCAGCCCGGGGCGGCCGGCCAGCGCGAGGCTGCCGAGCAGTTCAGGACCGGCCTGGACCGCGCACACCCAGCAGTCCTTCGTGGACACCGCGCGCCCGGCGGCGCGGGCCGCGGCGAGCGCGGCCGGGTCGAGGGCGACCGGGTCCGCCGAACTGGCCAGGAGCGTGCCCTCGGCGTCGTACACCGTGAGGTCGCCGTGCAGCACACCGGCGACGGCGGCGGCCACGTCCGGCAGGTCGCCGCCGCGCAGCACCAGGTCGGTGAGCCGGTCGTGGGCGTCCTCGGCGCGTTCCATCGCCTCGTTCTGCGCGCGGATCGTCGCGTTGGCCTCGTTGAGCTCGGCGACCGCGCGGCGTGTCTGGTCGAGGAGGTTCGCGCTGTCCAGCGCGATGGCCGCGTGGTCGGCCAGCGAGGACAGCAGGGCCACTTCGTCCGCGGTGAACTCCCGCGTGGCGCGGTCGGAGGCGAAGAGCACGCCGAGCACCTTGGGGCCGATCGCGAGGGGAACGCCGAGGATCGCGGTCAGGCCTTCGTCCTTGACGCCGGAGTCGATGTGCCGGGTGTGCTTGAACCGCTCGTCGTTGAAGTAGTCCGAAGTCGCGTACGGCCGCGCGGTCTGCGCGACCAGCCCGCCGAGGCCCTCCCCCATGCCGAGCACGATCTGCTGGAACTCCGCCGACACCGACCCGTCGCTGACCCGGACGTAGGTCTTGTTCTCGGCCTCCCGGTTCAGCGACAGGTAGGAGACGTCGACGCCGAGCAGTGCCCGCGCGCGGCGGACGATCGAGCGCAGCACGGTGTCCGGGTCGGACAGCGCGGCGAGCTCGCTCGCGGTGGCGAACAACGCGCCCACCTGGGCTTCGCGCCGCCGGTGCTCGTCGAGGGTCTCGCGGATCCGCAGGGCCAGCTCGCCCGCGGTGGCCAGCGCGGCCAGATCGCCCGCGCCGAGGGAGCCTTCGGCGCGGGCGGCCACGACGACGTGCGCCAGCTGCTCGGTGCTCGCCCCGGAGGCGAGGAGGTCGAGCAGCCGGCGCAACGCGTCGGAAGGTGCGGTCACGGCGGTCATGCTAGGGCGAAACGGTCGCCTGCTCCGCCTGAACGCCCTCGTCGTGCAGGGACTGGCCGCGGGTCTCGCCGGCCGCCAGCAGGGCGATCACGGTGAGCAGGCACATCCCCGTGACGTACAGCGACACCGGCACGGTGCTGCCCCAGGCCGAGAACAGCGCCACCGCGATCAGCGGCGCGACGGCGCCGGCGGCGATCGAGGACAGCTGGCCGCCGACCGACAGCCCGGTGTAGCGGACGCGGGTCGGGAACTGCTCGGCGAAGAACGCGGCCTGCGGGCCGTACATGGCGCCGTGCAGCACCAGCCCGACGGTCGTGGCCAGGACGATCACGGCCGACGACTTCGTGTCCAGCAGCGCGAAGAACGCGAAGCTCCACACGGCCATCCCGATCGCGCCGAACAGGTAGACCGGGCGGCGGCCGACGCGGTCGGACAGCGCGCCCCACATCGGGATGGTCACGAAGTGCACGGCCGACCCGATCAGGACCGCGGTCAGGCCCATGCCCTTCGGCAGGTGCAGGCCGGTCGTGACGTACACCAGGATGAACGCGGTGATCACGTAGTACGACACGTTCTCGGCCATCCGGGCGCCGATGGTGACCAGCACCTCGCGCCAGTTGTGGCGGAAGACGTCGACGACGGGGACGTGCTTCTCGCCGCGCTCCGCGGCCCGCTGCTGAGCGGCGAGGAACACCGGCGACTCGGAGACGGCCAGCCGGATCCACAGCCCGATCAGCAGTAGCACCGCCGAGAGCAGGAACGGGATCCGCCAGCCCCAGGACAGGAAGGCCGCGTCGGACTGCGTCGCGGACAGGATCGCCAGCACGGCGGTGGCCAGCAGGTTGCCGCCCGGCGCGCCGCACTGCG harbors:
- a CDS encoding NADP-dependent oxidoreductase yields the protein MFAIRFERFGPPEVLSRGELPEPHPGPGQVRVRVRAAGVSPVDLAIRAGKSRSPIALPHVPGVDAAGVVDESAADSVSAGDEVFGAVDVARLGGATAEFAVLDFWAAKPPSMPWAQAAGAASGIETATRALDLLGLRAGSTLLVDGASGGVGSLAVGLALARGARVIGTAAPGNQQFVESLGATPVPYGPGLRERVPGRVDAALDVAGRGSLPELVALTGTPSSVVTLADFGGPAHGVRVSVGVLGGEPHGRHGLAAAARWFEQGRFRVPVEAVFEDAAAAHAAAERGPRRGKLIVAVA
- a CDS encoding helix-turn-helix domain-containing protein gives rise to the protein MTAVTAPSDALRRLLDLLASGASTEQLAHVVVAARAEGSLGAGDLAALATAGELALRIRETLDEHRRREAQVGALFATASELAALSDPDTVLRSIVRRARALLGVDVSYLSLNREAENKTYVRVSDGSVSAEFQQIVLGMGEGLGGLVAQTARPYATSDYFNDERFKHTRHIDSGVKDEGLTAILGVPLAIGPKVLGVLFASDRATREFTADEVALLSSLADHAAIALDSANLLDQTRRAVAELNEANATIRAQNEAMERAEDAHDRLTDLVLRGGDLPDVAAAVAGVLHGDLTVYDAEGTLLASSADPVALDPAALAAARAAGRAVSTKDCWVCAVQAGPELLGSLALAGRPGLTEPDRRLFERAGVVTALLLMLRRSVVRAEDEVRGELLTDLLTAPDRNPRALLARGRRLGIDLSAPHAVLVAHADGGSRRRVASAAARHATLVGVHAEEVVLLGEGDPDELARRVAADLGAATGRPVTVGAAGPASGPSAIADAHAEAARCVRALLALGRTGEGAAMTGLGFLGQLLGDRADLDAFVRQTLGPVLDYDERRGTELVATLRAYFANGAQLARTKDVLHVHVNTVVQRLERVASLLGEDWQAPDRALEIQLALRLHRLREA
- a CDS encoding MFS transporter produces the protein MSQPHRSAIAKIVGASLIGTTIEWYDFFLYTSAAALVFNKLFFPTADPLTGTLLAFLTYAVGFLARPIGGLVFGHFGDRLGRKKLLIVSLSLMGGSTALMGVLPTYASAGVAAPVLLTLLRLVQGFALGGEWGGAVLIVSEHGDDRRRGFWASWPQCGAPGGNLLATAVLAILSATQSDAAFLSWGWRIPFLLSAVLLLIGLWIRLAVSESPVFLAAQQRAAERGEKHVPVVDVFRHNWREVLVTIGARMAENVSYYVITAFILVYVTTGLHLPKGMGLTAVLIGSAVHFVTIPMWGALSDRVGRRPVYLFGAIGMAVWSFAFFALLDTKSSAVIVLATTVGLVLHGAMYGPQAAFFAEQFPTRVRYTGLSVGGQLSSIAAGAVAPLIAVALFSAWGSTVPVSLYVTGMCLLTVIALLAAGETRGQSLHDEGVQAEQATVSP